The following coding sequences lie in one Fimbriiglobus ruber genomic window:
- the dnaX gene encoding DNA polymerase III subunit gamma/tau, giving the protein MAKSKSLPPNSPAPPAKDAPQAESAEYTVVARRYRPQQFSDLVGQEHVAKALTNALTSGRVAHAYLFTGARGVGKTSTARILAKALNCVNGPTATPCDVCEICKSIAGGDDTDVIEIDGASNNKVDEIRDLRSNVGFRPQRARYKIYIIDEVHMLSNSAFNALLKTLEEPPAHVKFIFATTEVQKIPVTILSRCQRFDFAAINPTRVFQTLKHIVGKEGLRADDDALHVIARRAAGSMRDAQTLLDQLLGFCDGVLTTEKVHSLLGTAGEDRVADLADAIITKDAKRAIEYVAEVADAGAQLGELLDQLVDYWRGLMLVHVAGPDARDLPGTPSSHERIRRHTSSISLDTVLSGLDILTATKTKLRSGSHIQVLLEVAVIRLSRLEEMLSIAQLTQQVLSGGQLQSAPASNSRPANLTNGSGIATPGLSSTSLSSSGPNGAVSPSKKIS; this is encoded by the coding sequence ATGGCCAAATCGAAAAGCCTGCCGCCGAACTCCCCCGCGCCACCCGCCAAGGACGCCCCTCAAGCGGAGTCGGCCGAGTACACGGTCGTCGCCCGGCGCTACCGCCCCCAGCAATTCTCGGACCTGGTCGGGCAGGAGCACGTCGCCAAGGCGCTGACCAACGCACTGACATCGGGCCGGGTCGCCCACGCATACCTCTTCACTGGGGCTCGCGGGGTCGGGAAAACGTCCACCGCGCGCATCCTGGCGAAAGCCCTGAACTGCGTCAACGGTCCGACCGCGACGCCGTGTGACGTGTGTGAGATCTGCAAATCGATCGCCGGCGGGGACGACACGGACGTCATCGAGATCGACGGGGCGAGCAACAACAAGGTCGATGAGATCCGAGACCTGCGGAGCAACGTCGGCTTCCGCCCTCAGCGAGCCCGCTACAAGATCTACATCATCGACGAAGTCCACATGCTGTCGAACTCGGCCTTCAACGCGCTCCTCAAAACGCTGGAGGAGCCCCCCGCTCACGTCAAATTCATCTTCGCCACGACCGAAGTTCAGAAGATCCCGGTCACAATCCTGTCTCGTTGTCAGCGGTTCGATTTCGCGGCCATCAACCCGACAAGGGTATTCCAGACGCTCAAGCACATCGTCGGCAAAGAAGGGCTACGGGCCGACGACGACGCCCTGCACGTGATCGCCCGGCGGGCCGCCGGCTCGATGCGGGACGCACAGACCTTGCTCGACCAACTCCTCGGCTTCTGCGACGGCGTCCTGACCACCGAGAAGGTCCACTCGCTGCTCGGGACAGCAGGCGAAGACCGGGTCGCCGACCTGGCCGACGCGATCATTACGAAAGATGCCAAGCGGGCGATCGAATACGTCGCCGAGGTCGCCGACGCAGGGGCGCAACTGGGTGAACTTCTCGATCAGCTGGTGGACTACTGGCGGGGTCTCATGTTAGTTCACGTCGCCGGCCCCGACGCCCGAGACCTCCCTGGTACGCCGTCCTCACACGAACGCATCCGCCGACACACCTCCTCCATCAGCCTGGACACGGTCCTCAGCGGTCTGGACATTCTAACTGCTACCAAAACAAAATTGCGCAGCGGATCGCACATCCAGGTGTTACTCGAAGTGGCTGTAATTCGTCTGAGCCGTTTGGAAGAAATGCTTTCGATTGCACAACTCACCCAGCAAGTTTTGAGCGGCGGGCAATTGCAATCAGCTCCCGCTTCAAATTCTCGGCCCGCCAATCTTACGAACGGGTCCGGGATCGCTACACCAGGACTCAGCTCGACCTCATTATCAAGCTCAGGCCCAAACGGAGCAGTGAGTCCGTCAAAAAAAATATCCTAG
- a CDS encoding class I SAM-dependent methyltransferase: MIPDWQLPPGVDRGLWDYLHSSDMVRGYDAQMAASALASADTAFCETAFPRPGRLIDLGCGTGRLCIHFARRGYDCTGVDLSPEMLAQARENAAKELGEPRSPNWAEANLVDLAGVADESFHYAACLFSTLGMVRGSENRAAVLRSAHRVLKPGGRFVLHVHNRWFRELGWSRVISGAFKSLVGNTTAGDMTMPQAYGGAALTLHHFSQSETVDLLTRTGFSIAEMRPVDLIGGRAKTRFGTYGYLIAAEKPAR, from the coding sequence ATGATTCCCGATTGGCAACTCCCGCCCGGTGTCGACCGCGGGCTCTGGGACTATTTGCACAGTTCCGACATGGTCCGCGGGTACGACGCTCAGATGGCCGCCTCGGCACTCGCGAGCGCGGACACCGCGTTCTGCGAGACCGCGTTCCCCCGCCCCGGCCGCCTCATCGATCTCGGCTGCGGCACCGGCCGCTTGTGTATTCACTTCGCCCGGCGGGGTTACGATTGCACCGGCGTTGACCTGTCGCCCGAGATGCTGGCGCAGGCTCGGGAAAATGCCGCCAAGGAACTGGGTGAACCGCGAAGCCCCAACTGGGCTGAAGCGAATCTCGTCGATTTGGCCGGCGTTGCCGACGAGTCGTTCCACTACGCGGCCTGTCTTTTCAGCACTCTTGGTATGGTCCGCGGGTCGGAGAACCGGGCGGCGGTACTCCGATCGGCACACCGAGTGTTGAAGCCGGGCGGACGGTTCGTGTTGCACGTTCACAACCGTTGGTTTCGCGAACTCGGTTGGTCGCGGGTGATAAGCGGGGCATTCAAATCTCTCGTCGGCAATACGACCGCGGGCGATATGACCATGCCGCAGGCGTATGGCGGTGCCGCGCTCACATTGCACCATTTCTCGCAGAGCGAAACCGTAGATTTGCTGACTCGAACCGGCTTCAGTATCGCGGAAATGCGTCCCGTTGACCTTATCGGCGGTCGGGCAAAAACGCGGTTTGGAACTTACGGCTATCTGATTGCGGCTGAGAAGCCCGCGAGGTAG
- a CDS encoding cytochrome B6 — MENRERSKFWRVGPWVVGVVVLGYLASPSLTKSDPPATKPAAGDPPPASSYDQVSPVLLGKESFAAMMAKDKTGKADVAARQQKLLEERYNLSRKVDEKIKMSRGKPIPVGPTARLTNGSTWDSLAALSPDEVREKGLFPKGFYPLPHPHHEVGGMVFPQAEVKLLPRLTRFDLDFDLPEHFLPEFPPAIFLTTRPDLGDVSQGKVVTVENYNEIFNGILNSKDLEGVRLLVTQFPQQQFNATFDRKAEAPSLGVACFDCHVNGHTSGATHLVGDIRPQSHRRRIETPSLRGVNIQRLFGSQRALKSIEDFTEFEQRAAYFDGDILSASAKGINPLERGSQVHFMSEFQELLAFPPAPLGVDGKLDPRKFAESSPEVRGQALFFGKAKCSTCHPAPYYTDNTMHDLQVERFYKPMTVNGLTATTQGPIKTFPLRGIKDSPPYLHDGRLLTLEDTVEFFNLILETKLTGEEKIELVAFMRQL; from the coding sequence ATGGAAAACCGCGAGCGGTCGAAGTTTTGGCGGGTCGGGCCGTGGGTGGTGGGGGTCGTGGTACTGGGCTATCTCGCCAGCCCGTCGCTGACGAAGAGTGACCCGCCGGCGACGAAACCGGCGGCGGGCGATCCCCCACCCGCGAGTAGCTACGACCAGGTAAGCCCGGTCCTGCTGGGCAAGGAGTCTTTCGCGGCCATGATGGCGAAGGACAAGACCGGCAAAGCGGACGTCGCGGCCCGGCAGCAGAAGCTGCTCGAAGAGCGGTACAACCTGAGCCGCAAGGTCGACGAGAAAATCAAGATGTCGCGCGGGAAGCCGATCCCCGTCGGTCCGACCGCGCGGCTAACGAACGGGTCGACGTGGGACTCGCTGGCCGCACTGTCGCCGGACGAGGTCCGCGAAAAGGGCCTATTCCCGAAAGGGTTTTACCCTTTGCCCCACCCGCACCACGAGGTGGGCGGCATGGTCTTCCCCCAGGCGGAGGTGAAACTGCTCCCGCGCCTGACGCGGTTCGACCTCGACTTCGACCTGCCCGAACATTTCCTGCCCGAGTTCCCGCCGGCCATCTTCCTGACCACCCGGCCCGACCTGGGCGACGTTTCGCAGGGCAAGGTCGTCACGGTCGAGAACTACAACGAGATTTTCAACGGCATCCTGAACTCCAAGGACCTGGAGGGCGTCCGCCTGCTCGTGACGCAGTTCCCGCAGCAACAGTTCAACGCGACCTTCGACCGCAAGGCCGAGGCGCCGAGTCTCGGCGTGGCGTGCTTCGACTGCCACGTCAACGGCCACACGTCCGGCGCGACGCACCTGGTCGGCGACATCCGGCCCCAGTCCCACCGCCGGCGGATCGAAACGCCATCGTTGCGGGGCGTGAACATCCAGCGCCTCTTCGGTTCGCAACGGGCGCTCAAATCGATCGAGGACTTCACCGAGTTCGAACAGCGGGCCGCGTACTTCGACGGCGACATCCTGTCCGCGTCCGCGAAGGGGATCAACCCGCTCGAACGCGGCAGCCAGGTCCACTTCATGTCTGAATTTCAGGAATTGTTGGCGTTCCCGCCCGCGCCGTTAGGAGTGGACGGCAAATTGGACCCGCGTAAGTTTGCCGAGTCGTCGCCCGAGGTGCGCGGCCAGGCGCTGTTCTTCGGCAAGGCGAAGTGTTCCACCTGCCACCCGGCCCCGTATTACACGGACAACACGATGCACGACTTGCAGGTCGAGCGATTCTACAAGCCGATGACGGTCAACGGCCTGACGGCAACGACCCAAGGGCCGATCAAAACGTTCCCGCTCCGCGGCATCAAGGACTCGCCGCCGTACCTCCACGACGGCCGGCTGCTGACGCTGGAAGACACGGTCGAGTTCTTTAACCTGATCCTGGAAACCAAGCTCACGGGTGAGGAGAAGATCGAACTGGTGGCCTTCATGCGGCAGTTATAG
- the recR gene encoding recombination mediator RecR — MPDPVGAVARLQQELTRLPGVGPKSAERIAHFLLSGDRKTAVALADALRDVVARVRPCRECFNLTEGELCPICSDSRRDAGSICVVETPRDIALFERAGSFRGLYHVLGGRLAPLDGVGPDQLTLAALAQRVRRGGVREVILATSPTLEGDGTALYASNLLDGTGVTITKLARGLPSGSSLELANPQMLVDAMDGRRTL; from the coding sequence GTGCCCGATCCGGTCGGCGCTGTAGCGCGGTTGCAGCAGGAACTGACGCGACTCCCGGGAGTCGGCCCGAAGAGCGCGGAACGAATCGCGCACTTCTTGCTCTCCGGCGACCGAAAGACGGCCGTCGCCCTCGCAGACGCTCTCCGCGACGTGGTCGCTCGGGTTCGTCCGTGCCGCGAGTGTTTCAACCTGACCGAGGGCGAGCTGTGCCCGATTTGCAGCGACTCACGGCGGGACGCGGGCTCGATCTGTGTGGTGGAAACGCCCCGCGACATCGCGCTGTTCGAGCGAGCCGGGTCGTTCCGGGGACTCTACCACGTACTCGGCGGCCGACTCGCCCCGCTCGACGGCGTCGGCCCGGATCAGTTGACCCTTGCCGCCCTCGCCCAGCGCGTGCGGCGGGGTGGTGTTCGCGAGGTGATTCTCGCGACCAGCCCCACCCTGGAAGGCGACGGGACGGCCTTGTACGCGAGTAATCTTCTGGACGGGACCGGGGTCACGATCACGAAACTCGCCCGCGGACTGCCGTCCGGGTCGTCACTGGAGCTGGCAAACCCGCAGATGTTGGTGGACGCCATGGACGGGCGGCGGACCTTGTAG
- a CDS encoding phytoene desaturase family protein — MSEQGRNRVGVIGGGLGGLAAACTLAARGYDVVLFEKNEWLGGKAAELREGGFRFDMGPTILTIPAVLRRIFDEAGRKLEDYLDLVRLDPQWRCFFTDGSVLDLVSDETTMAASLDRYAPGSGTGDGYRAFLTLSDRLHKISDKFFFWRSVGGIGDMVDLKAGFSPSILADVMKMRMGRSVAGTVRKYIPDARVAQMLDHFVQYVGSSPAASPAVLCGIAHMQTNDGVWYPMGGTRAVPEALTKLAVELGVDLRPGVGVKRIITNATGDTVTGVETDSGEVVELSAVVSNADAVRTHRELVNGAAPRAVRRFDRRRKYEPACSGVVFYLGLNKAYDHLLHHGFVFSRDPEEEFDAIYHKGEPAADPTCYIAATARTDPNTAPAGGEALYVLVHTPYLRPHHDWKAMLPAYRQVILNKLKTTGQMPDIECRIVYESVLTPQDIHDRYRVLNGAIYGLTSHGKWLGAFKPANRSPDLKGLYLAGGAAHPGPGMPMVLMSGWIAGDTLDQDAAVPKMRIPNTAGI, encoded by the coding sequence ATGTCTGAGCAAGGACGCAATCGTGTCGGCGTGATCGGTGGCGGATTGGGTGGTTTAGCCGCCGCGTGTACGCTCGCGGCCCGGGGATACGACGTCGTTCTGTTCGAGAAAAACGAGTGGCTCGGCGGGAAGGCGGCCGAACTCCGCGAGGGCGGCTTCCGGTTCGACATGGGGCCGACGATCCTGACCATCCCCGCTGTCCTGCGCCGCATCTTCGACGAAGCCGGTCGGAAGCTCGAAGACTACCTCGACCTCGTCAGACTCGACCCCCAGTGGCGGTGCTTCTTCACGGACGGCAGCGTGCTGGACCTCGTATCCGACGAGACCACGATGGCCGCTTCGCTCGACCGCTACGCGCCGGGTTCCGGAACGGGCGATGGGTATCGTGCATTTTTGACACTGTCTGACCGGCTGCACAAGATCTCGGACAAATTCTTCTTCTGGCGGTCGGTCGGCGGGATCGGCGACATGGTCGACCTCAAGGCGGGGTTCTCGCCGTCGATCCTGGCCGACGTGATGAAAATGCGCATGGGTCGGTCGGTCGCCGGGACGGTGCGGAAATACATCCCGGACGCCCGCGTCGCCCAGATGCTCGACCACTTCGTCCAGTACGTCGGCTCGTCGCCCGCCGCGTCGCCCGCGGTACTCTGCGGCATCGCCCACATGCAGACGAACGATGGCGTCTGGTATCCGATGGGCGGAACCCGCGCCGTCCCGGAAGCCCTCACCAAACTGGCTGTCGAACTCGGCGTTGACCTGCGGCCGGGCGTGGGCGTCAAACGGATCATCACGAACGCGACCGGCGACACCGTCACCGGTGTGGAAACCGACAGCGGCGAAGTCGTTGAACTGTCCGCCGTCGTGTCCAACGCCGACGCCGTTCGCACCCACCGGGAACTCGTCAACGGGGCGGCCCCGCGGGCGGTCCGCCGGTTCGACCGCCGCCGCAAGTACGAGCCCGCCTGTTCCGGCGTCGTCTTCTACCTCGGATTAAACAAGGCTTACGACCACCTCCTGCACCACGGCTTCGTCTTTTCGCGCGACCCGGAGGAAGAGTTCGACGCCATCTATCACAAGGGCGAACCCGCGGCGGACCCGACGTGCTACATCGCTGCCACCGCCCGCACCGACCCGAACACCGCCCCCGCAGGCGGTGAAGCGCTCTACGTCCTGGTTCACACCCCGTACCTCCGACCGCACCACGACTGGAAAGCGATGTTGCCGGCGTACCGCCAGGTGATCCTGAACAAGCTCAAAACGACGGGGCAGATGCCGGACATCGAGTGCCGGATCGTGTACGAATCCGTACTCACGCCGCAGGACATTCACGACCGATACCGCGTCCTCAACGGCGCGATCTACGGCCTCACGAGCCACGGCAAATGGCTCGGCGCGTTCAAGCCCGCGAACCGCTCGCCCGATTTGAAGGGGCTCTATCTCGCGGGCGGCGCCGCCCACCCGGGACCTGGGATGCCAATGGTGCTGATGTCCGGCTGGATCGCGGGTGACACGTTGGATCAGGACGCTGCCGTTCCCAAAATGCGAATTCCCAATACCGCAGGGATTTGA
- a CDS encoding YbaB/EbfC family nucleoid-associated protein yields MVTVKASGRMEIISCRLSDDAAKLADREMLEDLITAATNQALTKVREQLAAETAKIAANFGLPPDMLSGLGGGLFPGLG; encoded by the coding sequence ATGGTAACGGTCAAGGCGAGCGGGCGGATGGAAATCATCTCCTGCCGGCTGAGCGACGACGCGGCCAAGCTGGCAGACCGCGAAATGCTCGAAGACCTTATCACCGCCGCGACGAATCAGGCGCTGACCAAGGTGCGCGAACAATTGGCCGCGGAAACGGCCAAAATCGCCGCGAACTTCGGGCTCCCGCCGGACATGCTCAGTGGGCTCGGAGGGGGATTGTTCCCCGGGCTCGGCTAA
- a CDS encoding aldose 1-epimerase, whose protein sequence is MSFSITPHPARAGDRSGTVYELADASGAVRAEIWPFMGFNCLKWQVRGATGEWADVLYTAPDWDTNPVPTRSGHPVLFPFPNRMAGGQFTFEGKEYQLPRNETSGVHAIHGFTPRNPWRVVGTSTANATSASVTGQFSLATDLPAALDYWPGDIVISLTYTLSLTSLHVGAVVENPGPGPVPFGIGYHPYFCIPTAPGAAADDMVVWCPVSEVWESTAAIPTGKRLPIPAEYDFRTARAVGPLVLDTLFTGLPPAKPDASGLTPIARLGHKTAPGSVVVAADEAFRDVLLFTPTHRHAVAIEPYTCATDAANLDAKGIDAGWRVLPPGGRFAANVEYRWEAGKS, encoded by the coding sequence ATGAGCTTTTCGATCACGCCCCACCCCGCCCGCGCCGGGGACCGATCCGGTACGGTCTACGAACTCGCCGACGCGAGTGGCGCGGTGCGGGCCGAAATCTGGCCGTTCATGGGCTTCAACTGCCTCAAGTGGCAGGTGCGCGGCGCGACCGGCGAGTGGGCCGACGTGCTGTACACGGCCCCCGACTGGGACACGAACCCGGTCCCGACGCGCAGCGGCCACCCGGTACTGTTTCCCTTCCCGAATCGAATGGCCGGTGGCCAGTTCACGTTCGAGGGGAAGGAATATCAGCTCCCGCGTAACGAAACGTCCGGCGTTCACGCCATCCACGGGTTTACGCCGCGGAACCCGTGGCGCGTGGTCGGCACGTCGACGGCGAACGCGACCTCCGCGTCCGTCACGGGCCAGTTCTCGCTCGCGACCGACTTACCGGCCGCCCTCGATTACTGGCCGGGCGACATCGTGATTTCGCTGACGTATACGCTCTCGTTAACGAGTCTTCACGTCGGCGCGGTCGTGGAGAATCCTGGCCCCGGGCCGGTTCCGTTCGGCATCGGCTACCACCCCTATTTCTGCATCCCGACCGCCCCGGGAGCCGCGGCCGATGACATGGTGGTGTGGTGCCCCGTGAGCGAGGTGTGGGAATCGACTGCGGCGATCCCGACTGGCAAGCGCCTACCCATACCTGCGGAATACGACTTCCGTACTGCTCGTGCGGTCGGGCCGTTGGTTCTCGACACACTTTTCACCGGACTCCCTCCCGCGAAGCCTGACGCAAGCGGGTTGACGCCGATCGCTCGACTCGGACACAAGACAGCACCGGGTTCCGTCGTCGTGGCTGCCGACGAGGCTTTTCGCGACGTTTTGCTGTTCACACCGACGCACCGCCATGCCGTGGCGATCGAGCCCTACACCTGTGCGACAGATGCCGCCAACCTGGACGCGAAAGGGATCGACGCCGGCTGGCGCGTCCTCCCGCCAGGAGGACGCTTCGCAGCGAACGTGGAATACCGGTGGGAAGCCGGGAAGAGTTGA
- a CDS encoding Ldh family oxidoreductase codes for MPSIPPDKLTAFASRLFEAAGVPAAEAATVAFSLVDANLCGHDSHGIMRVPQYVGFVRDGTYRPGAAFEVLNETPAVLAADGGWGLGQVQAHRLLSRLMPKAKALGVATGTLRRCGHSGRLGEYAETAAREGLAFFGVVNSHGAGRRVVPPGGTEGRISTNPICFGVPTPTDPIVLDFGTSVAAEGKVRVQHQKNEPTPDGWLVDHAGQPTTNPAVLYSEPRGGLLPFGGSQAYKGFGLGLVIDLLCGGLSGGQCSTPDVPMPGVGNALVFALFDPAAFGGSDHFLREASALAEYVRGCPPADPSRPVLLPGDPERMSRAARTKTGIPIADGTWSLIAKTAGELGVALPV; via the coding sequence ATGCCTTCAATCCCGCCAGACAAGCTCACCGCGTTCGCGAGCCGGCTCTTCGAGGCCGCGGGCGTACCCGCGGCCGAGGCCGCCACCGTCGCCTTTAGTTTAGTGGACGCGAACCTGTGCGGGCACGATTCGCACGGGATCATGCGCGTCCCACAATACGTCGGCTTCGTCCGCGACGGAACCTATCGGCCGGGCGCGGCGTTCGAGGTGTTGAACGAAACGCCCGCCGTCCTCGCGGCGGACGGCGGCTGGGGTCTGGGTCAGGTCCAGGCTCACCGCCTGCTCAGCCGTCTGATGCCCAAGGCGAAGGCTCTGGGTGTCGCGACCGGAACGCTGCGGCGGTGCGGGCACTCGGGGCGGCTGGGCGAATACGCCGAGACTGCCGCGCGGGAGGGATTAGCGTTTTTCGGCGTGGTCAATTCGCACGGCGCCGGCCGTCGCGTAGTACCCCCGGGCGGCACGGAGGGCCGGATCAGCACCAACCCAATCTGTTTCGGCGTCCCGACCCCGACCGACCCGATCGTCCTCGACTTCGGCACGAGTGTAGCCGCGGAGGGCAAAGTCCGCGTGCAGCATCAGAAGAACGAACCGACGCCCGACGGATGGCTCGTCGACCACGCCGGCCAGCCGACGACAAACCCGGCGGTGCTTTACAGCGAACCGCGAGGCGGACTACTTCCCTTCGGCGGGTCGCAGGCGTACAAGGGCTTCGGGCTGGGCCTGGTCATCGACCTGCTCTGCGGCGGCCTATCGGGCGGCCAGTGCAGTACACCGGACGTGCCGATGCCCGGGGTCGGGAACGCGCTCGTCTTCGCTCTGTTCGACCCCGCCGCATTCGGCGGCAGCGACCACTTCCTGCGCGAGGCTTCCGCTCTGGCCGAGTACGTCCGCGGGTGCCCGCCGGCGGACCCGTCTCGCCCCGTGCTGCTGCCCGGCGACCCAGAACGAATGTCTCGCGCCGCCAGGACAAAGACAGGAATCCCGATCGCGGACGGCACCTGGAGTCTGATTGCGAAGACGGCCGGCGAACTCGGCGTCGCGCTGCCGGTCTGA
- a CDS encoding enolase C-terminal domain-like protein: MKSTDVRIKDIAQNYEDHLYRSPIKFGGVALDRVTILNVEMTVETTGGKVARGFGSMPLGNVWAWPTRALTYEQTLGGMKYAASRLLNSYSATGPGHPIDITHELEPQFTSIGTDFSKGHQLADAMPLLATMVSASPFDAALHDAYGKAHGLNCYKTYGPAFVSHDLAHYLGAEFAGEYLDRYVSPEPKPRMPLYHLVGALDPLTDADVTTRLTDGLPNTLGEWIAANGLTHLKIKLNGDDLGWDVSRVIGVNRVAEEAQAQRGVATWFYSLDFNERCQNVAYLVEFLKRLRELAPAGYDRVQYVEQPTARDLKANRQNVMHEAAKLKPVVIDESLIDLESLQLAREMGYTGVAFKACKGQTQTLLLAAAAQKYGLFRCVQDLSCPGASLIHSAGIAAHVPGVAAIECNSRQYCPAANAPWDARFPGVFTIRDGTMNTAILNGPGLGAV; this comes from the coding sequence ATGAAATCGACCGACGTGCGAATCAAGGACATCGCCCAGAACTACGAAGACCACCTGTACCGTTCCCCGATCAAGTTCGGCGGCGTCGCCCTCGACCGCGTGACGATTCTGAACGTCGAGATGACAGTCGAGACGACGGGCGGCAAGGTCGCCCGCGGCTTCGGGTCGATGCCGCTCGGGAACGTCTGGGCGTGGCCCACTCGGGCATTGACCTACGAACAGACTTTGGGCGGCATGAAATACGCCGCATCGAGACTTCTGAATTCTTACAGTGCCACAGGCCCCGGGCACCCGATCGACATCACCCACGAACTGGAGCCCCAGTTCACCTCAATCGGGACTGATTTCTCGAAGGGTCACCAGCTCGCCGACGCGATGCCACTGCTCGCCACGATGGTTTCCGCGAGCCCGTTCGACGCCGCCCTGCACGACGCCTACGGCAAAGCCCACGGGTTGAACTGTTACAAGACCTACGGCCCCGCGTTCGTTTCACATGACCTCGCCCATTACCTTGGGGCCGAATTCGCGGGCGAATACCTCGATCGTTACGTGTCGCCCGAGCCGAAGCCGCGGATGCCGCTGTACCACCTCGTCGGGGCTCTCGACCCGTTAACGGACGCAGACGTCACTACACGGCTGACCGACGGTCTCCCGAACACGCTCGGCGAGTGGATCGCGGCGAACGGGCTGACGCACCTCAAAATCAAGCTCAATGGCGACGACCTCGGATGGGATGTCAGCCGTGTCATCGGCGTGAACCGCGTCGCCGAAGAAGCCCAGGCACAACGGGGCGTGGCCACATGGTTTTACTCGCTCGACTTCAACGAACGCTGCCAGAACGTCGCGTATCTCGTCGAGTTCTTGAAGCGGTTGAGGGAACTGGCCCCGGCCGGATATGACCGCGTGCAATACGTCGAACAGCCCACCGCCCGCGACCTGAAGGCGAATCGGCAGAACGTCATGCACGAGGCCGCGAAACTGAAGCCGGTGGTCATCGACGAATCACTGATCGACCTGGAGAGCCTGCAACTGGCCCGTGAAATGGGTTACACCGGCGTCGCGTTCAAGGCGTGCAAAGGGCAGACGCAAACGCTACTGCTCGCGGCGGCGGCCCAGAAGTACGGCCTGTTCCGGTGCGTGCAAGACCTGAGCTGCCCCGGCGCGTCGCTCATCCACTCGGCCGGGATCGCGGCCCACGTACCAGGCGTGGCGGCCATCGAGTGCAACTCCCGGCAATATTGCCCCGCGGCCAACGCACCGTGGGACGCGCGATTTCCGGGCGTGTTCACCATCCGCGACGGGACGATGAACACGGCGATCCTGAACGGACCGGGTCTGGGCGCGGTTTAA
- a CDS encoding SDR family NAD(P)-dependent oxidoreductase: protein MSFAGKTAVVTGASSGIGRALAVGLAKQGARVGATARRADLLADLVREVRATGGTIEAAPADATDQKALTAAIHELAGKLGPVDLLIANAGVALPSGADPMNVPGVEEMMRVNFLGAVYAFEAVMASMLARGSGHLVAISSLAAFKGLPGSAGYCASKAAIKTYCEGLRIELSARGVAVTCVCPGFIDTPMTKQNKDPMPFLMSADAAAERILRALPGRPGVYSFPKAMRILMGLARAAPDRFIAKRVKVRVASTDGSSK, encoded by the coding sequence ATGAGCTTCGCGGGAAAAACGGCCGTCGTGACTGGCGCCTCAAGCGGCATCGGCCGGGCGCTGGCTGTCGGCCTGGCGAAGCAGGGAGCCCGGGTCGGCGCGACCGCGCGGCGGGCCGACCTGCTCGCCGACCTCGTCCGCGAGGTGCGCGCGACTGGCGGAACGATCGAGGCCGCACCCGCGGACGCGACCGACCAGAAAGCCCTGACCGCCGCGATCCACGAACTGGCCGGCAAACTCGGCCCCGTCGATCTACTCATCGCCAACGCGGGCGTCGCCCTACCAAGTGGGGCCGACCCGATGAACGTTCCCGGCGTCGAGGAGATGATGCGGGTGAACTTCCTCGGCGCGGTGTACGCCTTCGAAGCGGTCATGGCCTCAATGCTCGCCCGGGGGAGCGGGCACCTGGTCGCGATCTCAAGCCTCGCCGCGTTCAAAGGGTTGCCCGGGTCCGCCGGCTATTGTGCGTCGAAGGCGGCGATCAAGACTTACTGCGAGGGGCTGCGAATCGAACTGAGTGCCCGAGGAGTGGCTGTGACTTGTGTCTGCCCGGGCTTTATCGACACCCCGATGACGAAGCAGAACAAGGATCCGATGCCGTTCCTGATGTCCGCCGACGCGGCCGCGGAGCGAATCCTCCGCGCCTTGCCCGGACGACCGGGTGTTTACAGCTTCCCGAAGGCCATGCGCATCCTCATGGGGTTGGCGCGGGCGGCACCCGACCGATTCATTGCGAAGCGCGTGAAGGTTCGGGTGGCGTCCACGGACGGGTCGTCGAAATAG